A stretch of Octopus bimaculoides isolate UCB-OBI-ISO-001 chromosome 23, ASM119413v2, whole genome shotgun sequence DNA encodes these proteins:
- the LOC106878415 gene encoding cilia- and flagella-associated protein 57-like, with the protein MKEPISVKVTVSQEPETLHHVSFHPLNHLDVYVFGNRLLKLFRFVRNKHKQFNFPKIVPQDFKCYSWDAKQRLLVGTGSGRVLCIEGRYLKLDFNVFQYLNLPNDAARMHGVTAIVSYSHGFITACGTKYVQFFESIDNDNYKFVRDVLLPSDTLENNKLCDQIIKWMVVNPSEEVLVISTNMKQMYSTQVNPPETKNKTESNVFDVLVQPFHYKHITGCCVSLWKPFIATSSLDGSIKVWNRETFNLEFSKNFSEEVYSISMHPMGLFLLAGFSDELRFMYILRDDFKLFRDINIRRCTHCNFSRGGHMFAAVNNNFIQVYSSITFEMLANLKGHNGKVQATAWCMDDNNLISCGLDGAVYEWEIKTEKRIGECVLKSCACNDVAVNTDNKKLYVVSSDRSLNEIHKSNILQTFLSRKFLYTSVALSWSNTMLFVGTNDGYIRSMACPPIRGGKWCNYPCHSLETTHMIFTTDDRYLISTSRDASIAIWKVNNAEDENLKSDQGTVYPNEILIPKSDVEKRNCLISKLKIHIEELENEMEYKMRLKTMNYNKINEISENNQKIEILKVKNEILEKDKSKQEAECIEEISHINENHSQELQLIESVTDKKLLEEDENCKNLENMLIVVQEKNKQEIKELEEKQEILFDQLIEEYEKKLVDLEKKMEQCTENILLQQKECEEMQKRIEVDAEMELVSRKTNFEQLLFQERDFTSELKHENSVLKKKVLKFSTKLKASDEECNNYKLGIERLKIIINRKEDWIKHLGEVLHIREEKPRGEGKHFYDLVQKNMETMKLKTDLDFKHIIELRQCLQEREDEINTMRVEMKIMQRQQEKLTNQLTNRDCSTKETKQKLVATSRELDRVRTRLDRKSALLYTFYSDLVDCISFIDDHQKLKGSIKALYEKYNQKNIKKIIASYKNRNVSIHKKWNRQRYNFEYMVHKLKIITKDTVEKVTLQNCVLTTRSNIIREKLSLVREKNRFLLP; encoded by the coding sequence atgaaagaaccCATTTCGGTCAAGGTGACGGTTTCACAAGAACCAGAGACTCTTCATCATGTGAGCTTTCACCCTCTTAATCATCTCGACGTGTATGTGTTTGGCAATCGTCTTCTTAAATTGTTCCGTTTCGTAAGAAACAAGCACAAACAGTTCAATTTCCCTAAGATTGTACCTCAAGATTTCAAATGCTATTCCTGGGATGCGAAACAACGTCTTTTGGTGGGTACAGGCAGTGGTCGAGTGTTATGTATTGAAGGTAGGTATTTAAAACTTGATTTTAACGTATTCCAATATTTGAATCTTCCAAACGATGCCGCAAGGATGCATGGAGTGACGGCAATTGTTAGTTATTCTCATGGATTTATTACTGCGTGTGGTACAAAATATGTACAGTTTTTTGAAAGCATTGATAACGATAATTACAAGTTTGTTAGGGATGTTTTGCTGCCGTCAGATACATTGGAGAATAACAAACTATGCGACCAGATTATAAAATGGATGGTGGTGAATCCATCGGAGGAGGTTCTCGTTATTAGCACCAATATGAAACAAATGTATTCTACACAAGTTAATCCACCGGAAACAAAAAATAAGACTGAATCAAATGTGTTTGATGTTTTAGTACAGCCTTTCCATTATAAACATATCACTGGATGTTGTGTCTCTTTGTGGAAACCTTTCATTGCAACCAGCTCCCTCGACGGTTCCATAAAAGTGTGGAACCGCGAAACGTTTAACTTAGAATTTTCTAAAAACTTTTCAGAAGAAGTATACAGCATATCTATGCACCCAATGGGACTATTTCTTCTGGCAGGTTTCAGCGACGAATTACGTTTCATGTATATTCTTAGGGACGACTTCAAACTGTTTAGAGATATCAACATCCGCAGGTGTACACATTGCAATTTCAGTCGAGGTGGCCACATGTTCGCGGCAGTCAACAACAACTTTATACAGGTATACTCGTCGATAACTTTCGAAATGCTGGCCAACCTGAAAGGTCACAACGGTAAAGTTCAAGCTACCGCCTGGTGTATGGATGACAATAATCTAATCTCATGCGGTTTGGATGGGGCAGTTTATGAATGGGAAATAAAAACCGAGAAGCGAATCGGTGAGTGTGTCTTGAAATCCTGCGCCTGTAACGATGTTGCAGTTAACACTGATAACAAGAAACTATATGTGGTAAGCTCGGATCGTTCTTTGAACGAAATCCACAAATCGAATATATTGCAAACGTTTCTATCgagaaaatttctttacacatcagtTGCTCTGTCTTGGTCCAATACAATGTTATTTGTAGGAACTAATGATGGTTATATAAGAAGCATGGCGTGCCCTCCAATACGAGGTGGAAAATGGTGTAATTATCCTTGTCATAGTCTTGAAACAACGCACATGATTTTTACGACTGATGATCGATACTTAATTTCAACATCAAGAGATGCTTCAATTGCAATATGGAAGGTTAATAATGCTGAAGATGAGAATTTGAAAAGCGACCAGGGTACCGTTTATCCTAACGAGATTTTAATTCCAAAATCTGATGtggaaaaaagaaattgtttaattTCAAAGTTGAAAATCCACATTGAAGAACTTGAAAACGAAATGGAATACAAAATGCGCCTTAAAACTATGAACTACAACAAAATAAATGAGATATccgaaaataatcaaaaaattgaaattttgaaagtcAAAAATGAAATTCTAGAGAAGGATAAAAGCAAACAAGAAGCGGAATGCATTGAAGAAATATCACATATTAACGAAAATCACAGCCAAGAGTTGCAATTAATCGAATCTGTTACCGATAAGAAGTTACTAGAAGAAGACGAAAATTGTAAGAATCTTGAAAACATGTTAATAGTAgtacaagagaaaaacaaacaagagataaaagaactggaagaaaagcAAGAAATTCTATTCGACCAGTTGATAGAAGAGTACGAAAAGAAGCTTGTAGAtttagagaagaaaatggaacagtgcactgaaaatattttactgcaGCAGAAAGAATGTGAGGAAATGCAGAAACGGATCGAAGTTGATGCCGAAATGGAGCTCGTTTCTAGAAAAACTAATTTCGAACAACTATTGTTTCAAGAAAGAGATTTTACTTCTGAACTAAAACACGAAAATAGTGTTTTGAAGAAAAAGGTCTTAAAATTCTCCACAAAACTAAAAGCAAGTGATGAAGAATGTAACAATTACAAACTGGGGATTGAGAGATTGAAGATTATCATAAATAGGAAGGAGGATTGGATAAAGCATTTAGGGGAAGTTCTGCATATTCGAGAGGAAAAGCCACGAGGTGAAGGGAAACATTTCTATGATTTGGTGCAGAAGAACATGGAAACCATGAAATTGAAAACTGACCTGGATTTTAAACATATTATCGAATTGAGACAGTGTTTACAAGAGAGGGAAGATGAAATCAATACCATGAGGGTGGAAATGAAGATTATGCAACGTCAACAGGAGAAATTAACAAATCAGTTAACCAATAGGGACTGCTCGACAAAGGAAACGAAACAGAAACTAGTGGCTACCTCTCGAGAACTGGACAGAGTACGTACAAGACTGGACCGAAAATCGGCCTTGTTATACACGTTCTACTCCGACCTTGTAGACTGCATATCTTTCATAGATGATCATCAGAAACTGAAGGGCAGCATCAAAGCTCTTTATGAAAAATACAACCAGAAGAATATCAAGAAGATCATCGCATCATACAAAAACAGAAACGTCAGCATACATAAGAAATGGAATCGGCAGCGTTATAATTTCGAATACATGGTACACAAACTGAAGATTATAACAAAGGACACTGTGGAAAAGGTCACTCTACAGAATTGTGTGCTTACAACCAGAAGCAATATAATTCGAGAAAAGTTGTCGTTGGTGAGAGAAAAGAACCGTTTTTTGCTGCCTTGA
- the LOC128246984 gene encoding cilia- and flagella-associated protein 57-like encodes MAISTATIKYLIGINSDISSNVFYLDEQTILYPCGCYCVFFNTEQKTMRLLLASEKGAEITAMAISPNRNYTAVGLKYEKPSINILDLFALRKKKTLVCPELFSCKILSLSFSSDSRCIIAICDDPSRTLLYWSWEKSRLLITAKVTTSLVPETLNFISFNPQDHLNVYAFGNGLLKSFRFVEGNFKQFNFPKIEPRDFKCYCWDANERLLVGTGNGRVLFIEGTDLRLDFNVFQYLNLPNDVARTHGVTAIVSYSKGFITACGTQYVQFFERVEDKDNYKFVRDVLLPSDTLENNKLCDQIIKWMVVNPSEDVLVISTNMKQMYSTQVNPPETKYMKQTSVFDVLVQPFHYKSVTGCCVCSWKPFIATSSLDGSIKVWNYETFTLELSKDFSEEVYSISMHPMGLFLLAGFSDKLRFMYILRDDFKQFKEFNIRMCTHCNFSRGGHMFAAVNNNFIQVYSSITFEMLANLKGHNGKVQATAWCMDDNNLISCGLDGAVYDWELKTGKRIGQCVLKSCAYNDVIINFENKNFYAVGSDYSMKEIHESDILRTFPSGDVLFKSIALSWSNTMLFVGTNNGYIRSLEYPIMLPGRWLDYPCHSLETTHMTFTTDDRYLISTSKDASIAIWKVNVAESRTLKRDRSTIWSEEILIPRFDLEEKNGWLAELKSRVEELNMENEYQMHLKDMSYNDKIREMTETFIQEMENLKTKNQALQNDKSKQESRHDEIMTEIMEKHCRELQFIESANDKKLLEEYEKFKDLHNRLLKLQEEHDQQVQELEEKQELLQDQLTAHYEGKLQEVEKKLEQRQEDIMLQQKEYEEMKKQIEEDADMEIVFTKTDYEQQLYHERYSNSKIKDENSILKKKLLAFPKELKESKEECKKYKLEIKRLNIIIGNLEKDIQSLKKELQNQDHGLQDEEKRFYDLKLKNHEIEKLKCELEYNKIIELRQQIEQRETEISNMKEQIKAMQSELENFTQQFIIMDHTTAETKQKLAATSLELSKERMALHRKTALLDRFCADLIDCTSFIQDPMRLKSSIKALYTKYIERNVDKIVTTDPNIQVEWGRQRNHFEYSIHKLKHQLNRTVKNASLENEVLVNKCNKMGEVLQLEREKNRRLLSIMERAK; translated from the coding sequence atgGCTATCTCTACAGcgacaataaaatatttgattggaATCAACTCggatatttctagcaatgtttttTATCTTGATGAACAAACGATCCTTTATCCGTGTGGTTGTTACTGTGTCTTTTTTAACACCGAACAGAAGACTATGCGATTGCTCTTAGCGTCAGAGAAAGGAGCTGAAATAACTGCCATGGCTATTAGTCCTAACCGTAACTATACTGCTGTTGGTTTGAAATACGAAAAACCGTCTATAAACATTCTTGATTTGTTTGCTTTGCGGAAAAAGAAGACATTAGTTTGTCCAGAATTATTTTCTTGTAAAATCCTTAGTTTATCTTTTTCATCTGATTCTCGATGTATCATAGCCATATGTGACGACCCATCACGAACTCTCCTTTACTGGTCATGGGAAAAATCGAGACTACTCATAACAGCCAAAGTCACGACTTCTCTGGTACCAGAGACTCTTAATTTTATCAGCTTCAATCCTCAGGATCATCTTAACGTGTATGCTTTTGGCAATGGACTTCTAAAATCATTCCGATTCGTCGAAGGTAACTTCAAACAGTTCAATTTCCCGAAGATCGAACCTCGAGATTTCAAATGCTATTGTTGGGATGCGAACGAGCGTCTTTTGGTGGGTACAGGCAATGGAAGAGTGTTGTTTATTGAAGGTACGGATTTAAGACTCGATTTTAACGTATTCCAATATTTGAATCTTCCAAACGATGTCGCAAGGACGCATGGAGTGACAGCAATCGTCAGTTATTCTAAAGGGTTTATTACAGCGTGTGGTACGCAATATGTACAGTTTTTTGAAAGAGTTGAAGACAAAGATAATTACAAGTTTGTTAGGGATGTTTTGCTGCCGTCAGATACATTGGAGAATAACAAACTATGCGACCAGATTATAAAATGGATGGTGGTGAATCCATCGGAGGATGTTCTCGTTATTAGCACCAATATGAAACAAATGTATTCTACACAAGTTAATCCACCGGAAACGAAATATATGAAGCAGACGAGCGTGTTTGATGTTTTAGTACAGCCTTTCCATTACAAATCTGTCACTGGGTGTTGTGTCTGCTCGTGGAAGCCTTTCATTGCAACCAGCTCTCTGGACGGTTCCATAAAAGTGTGGAACTATGAAACGTTTACCTTAGAACTTTCTAAAGACTTTTCAGAAGAAGTCTATAGCATATCTATGCACCCAATGGGACTATTTCTTCTGGCAGGTTTCAGCGACAAATTACGTTTCATGTATATTCTCAGAGACGACTTCAAACAGTTTAAGGAATTCAATATCCGTATGTGTACACATTGTAACTTCAGCCGAGGTGGGCACATGTTCGCGGCGGTCAACAACAACTTTATACAGGTATACTCGTCGATTACTTTCGAAATGCTGGCCAACCTGAAAGGTCACAATGGTAAAGTTCAAGCTACCGCCTGGTGTATGGATGATAATAATCTAATCTCATGCGGCTTGGATGGGGCAGTTTATGACTGGGAATTAAAAACCGGGAAACGAATTGGTCAGTGCGTCTTGAAATCCTGCGCCTATAACGATGTCATCATTAATTTCGAAAACAAGAATTTCTATGCCGTAGGCTCAGATTATTCTATGAAAGAAATCCACGAGTCTGACATATTGCGAACATTTCCATCGGGTGACGTGCTTTTCAAATCAATTGCTCTGTCGTGGTCCAATACAATGCTATTTGTTGGAACTAATAACGGTTATATAAGAAGCTTGGAGTATCCTATAATGCTTCCGGGAAGATGGCTTGATTATCCATGTCATAGTCTCGAAACTACACACATGACTTTTACAACTGATGATCGATAtttaatttcaacatcaaaagaTGCTTCAATTGCAATATGGAAGGTAAACGTTGCTGAAAGTCGGACTTTGAAACGTGACCGGAGTACTATTTGGTCCGAGGAGATCTTAATCCCAAGGTTCgatttggaagaaaaaaatggttgGCTTGCAGAGTTGAAATCTCGTGTAGAAGAACTTAACATGGAAAACGAATACCAGATGCACCTCAAAGACATGAGCTACAACGACAAAATAAGAGAGATGACCGAAACATTTATTCAAGAAATGGAAAATTTGAAAACCAAAAACCAAGCCCTACAGAATGACAAAAGCAAACAGGAATCTAGGCATGACGAGATAATGACAGAAATTATGGAAAAGCACTGCAGAGAACTTCAGTTCATCGAATCTGCCAACGATAAAAAGTTATTAGAAGAATATGAAAAATTCAAGGATCTTCACAACAGGTTGTTAAAACTGCAAGAAGAACACGACCAGCAGGTACAAGAACTGGAAGAAAAGCAAGAACTTCTACAAGACCAATTGACAGCACACTACGAAGGGAAACTTCAAGAAGTGGAGAAGAAATTGGAACAGCGTCAGGAGGATATTATGctgcaacagaaagaatacgagGAAATGAAAAAACAGATCGAGGAAGATGCAGATATGGAAATCGTCTTCACAAAAACCGATTACGAACAGCAATTGTATCATGAGAGATATTCCAATTCTAAAATCAAAGATGAAAACAGTATTTTGAAGAAGAAGCTCTTAGCTTTCCCCAAAGAACTAAAAGAAAGCAAGGAAGAGTGCAAGAAGTATAAACTCGAGATAAAGAGACTGAACATTATTATAGGTAATCTGGAGAAAGATATACAGAGTTTAAAGAAAGAACTACAGAACCAAGATCACGGACTACAGGACGAAGAGAAACGGTTCTATGATCTGAAGTTGAAGAATCACGAAATCGAGAAACTGAAATGCGAACTTGAATACAACAAGATCATCGAACTGAGACAACAAATCGAACAGAGGGAGACGGAAATTAGTAACATGAAGGAACAAATCAAAGCTATGCAAAGCGAACTGGAAAACTTCACTCAACAGTTTATCATCATGGACCACACGACAGCAGAAACGAAACAGAAGCTAGCGGCCACTTCTCTAGAATTGAGCAAAGAACGGATGGCGCTACATCGGAAAACAGCTTTGTTGGATAGGTTCTGCGCTGATCTTATCGACTGCACGTCCTTCATACAAGACCCGATGAGGCTAAAGAGCAGTATCAAAGCCCTTTATACTAAATACATCGAGAGGAATGTCGATAAGATTGTCACTACAGATCCCAACATACAGGTGGAATGGGGTCGGCAGCGGAACCATTTCGAATACAGCATACACAAACTGAAGCATCAGTTGAACCGCACCGTGAAAAACGCTTCTCTGGAGAATGAGGTCCTggtaaataaatgcaataaaatgggAGAAGTGTTGCagttggagagagaaaagaaccgTCGTTTGCTGTCTATAATGGAACgagctaaatga